One region of Xyrauchen texanus isolate HMW12.3.18 chromosome 11, RBS_HiC_50CHRs, whole genome shotgun sequence genomic DNA includes:
- the LOC127651300 gene encoding transportin-2, translating into MEWQPDEQGLQQVLQLLKDSQSPDTATQRAVQEKLEQLNQYPDFNNYLIFVLTSLKSEDEPTRSLSGLILKNNVKAHYQNFPPAVADFIKRECLNNIGDPSPLIRATIGILITTIASKGELQTWPELLPQLCNLLNSEDYNTCEGSFGALQKICEDSSELLDSDALNRPLNIMIPKFLQFFKHCSPKIRSHAIACVNQFIIGRAQALMDNIDTFIESLFALAGDEDCEVRKNVCRALVMLLEVRIDRLIPHMHSIIQYMLQRTQDADENVSLEACEFWLTLAEQPICKEALSGHLVQLIPILVNGMKYSEIDIILLKGDVEEDDNVPDSEQDIKPRFHKSRTVTLQHEGGEGEEGEDIDEDEDDDDDTLSDWNLRKCSAAALDVLANVFRDELLPHLLPLLKGLLFHPDWVIKESGILVLGAIAEGCMQGMVPYLPELIPHLIQCLCDKKALVRSIACWTLSRYAHWVVSQPPDAHLKPLMTELLKRILDGNKRVQEAACSAFATLEEEACTELVPYLSFILDTLVFAFGKYQHKNLLILYDAIGTLADSVGHHLNQPEYIQKLMPPLIQKWNELKDEDKDLFPLLECLSSVATALQSGFLPYCEPVYQRCVTLVQKTLAQAMMYSQQPDQYEAPDKDFMIVALDLLSGLAEGLGGHVDQLVSRSNIMTLLFQCMQDTMPEVRQSSFALLGDLTKACFPHVKPCIAEFMPILGTNLNPEFISVCNNATWAIGEICMQMGVEMQPYVALVLPHLVEIINRPNTPKTLLENTAITIGRLGYVCPQEVSPMLQQFIRPWCTSLRNIRDNEEKDSAFRGICVMIGVNPGGVVQDFIFFCDAVASWVTPKDDLRDMFYKILHGFKDQVGEENWQQFSEQFPPILKERLSACYGV; encoded by the exons ATGGAGTGGCAGCCGGATGAGCAGGGTTTACAGCAGGTGCTGCAGCTACTGAAGGACTCGCAGTCACCAGATACGGCCACACAGAGAGCCGTTCAAGAG AAACTGGAGCAGCTGAATCAGTATCCTGACTTCAACAATTATCTCATCTTCGTCCTCACCAGCCTCAAATCTGAAG ATGAGCCGACTCGATCTCTGAGCGGTCTGATTCTCAAGAACAACGTGAAGGCTCACTATCAGAACTTTCCTCCTGCTGTGGCCGACTTCATCAAGAGAGAGTGTCTAAACAACATTGGAGACCCGTCCCCTCTTATCCGCGCCACCATCG GTATTCTCATCACTACTATCGCCTCTAAAGGAGAACTGCAGACATGGCCAGAACTGCTGCCTCAACTCTGCAACCTGCTCAACTCGGAGGATTACAACACCTGTGAG GGCTCTTTTGGTGCGCTGCAGAAGATCTGCGAGGACTCGTCTGAGCTATTGGACAGTGATGCTCTGAATCGACCCCTAAACATCATGATCCCTAAATTCCTGCAGTTCTTCAAACACTGCAGCCCCAAGATCAG GTCTCATGCTATAGCGTGTGTGAATCAGTTTATCATTGGCAGAGCTCAGGCTCTGATGGACAACATCGACACTTTCATAGAG tcTCTGTTTGCTCTGGCGGGTGATGAAGACTGTGAGGTGAGGAAGAACGTGTGCAGAGCTCTGGTCATGCTGCTGGAAGTGCGAATCGACCGTCTCATACCACACATGCACAGCATCATACAG TACATGCTGCAGCGCACACAGGATGCAGATGAGAATGTGTCTCTGGAGGCGTGCGAGTTCTGGCTGACTCTAGCTGAGCAGCCCATCTGTAAAGAGGCTCTGTCAGGACACCTGGTCCA GCTTATCCCCATTCTAGTGAACGGAATGAAGTATTCTGAGATTGACATCATCTTACTGAAG ggtGATGTGGAGGAGGATGACAACGTTCCAGACAGCGAGCAGGATATCAAACCTCGCTTCCACAAGTCACGTACTGTCACTCTGCAGCATGAGGGTggagagggggaggagggggaggACATCGACGAAgacgaggatgatgatgatgacacaCTGTCTGACTGGAACCTAC GTAAATGTTCTGCTGCGGCACTGGATGTTCTGGCTAACGTATTTCGTGATGAGCTGTTGCCGCACCTGCTGCCTCTACTGAAGGGTCTGCTGTTCCACCCCGACTGGGTCATTAAAGAGTCTGGAATACTGGTGCTGGGAGCCATTGCCGAGG GCTGTATGCAGGGTATGGTTCCGTATCTGCCCGAGCTGATCCCACACCTCATCCAGTGTCTGTGTGATAAGAAGGCTCTGGTTCGATCTATCGCCTGCTGGACGCTCAGTCGCTATGCACACTGGGTAGTGAGCCAGCCGCCGGACGCGCACCTCAAACCGCTCATGACTGAGCTGCTCAAACGCATTCTGGACGGAAACAAAAGGGTGCAGGAGGCCGCCTGCAG TGCGTTTGCAACTCTGGAGGAGGAGGCGTGTACGGAGCTGGTTCCGTATCTGAGCTTTATATTGGACACTCTGGTGTTTGCGTTTGGGAAATATCAGCATAAGAACCTGCTCATCCTCTACGACGCCATTGGCACCCTGGCAGATTCAGTCGGACATCATCTGAACCAACCG GAATACATCCAGAAACTGATGCCGCCTCTGATCCAGAAGTGGAACGAACTGAAGGATGAAGATAAAGACCTGTTTCCCCTGCTGGAG TGTTTGTCGTCTGTGGCTACAGCGTTACAGAGCGGGTTCCTCCCGTACTGTGAGCCCGTGTATCAGCGCTGTGTTACTCTGGTGCAGAAAACCCTTGCACAAGCCATG ATGTACAGTCAGCAGCCAGATCAGTACGAGGCTCCTGATAAAGACTTTATGATCGTCGCTCTGGATCTGCTCAGCGGATTGGCCGAGGGTCTCGGTGGGCACGTGGACCAGCTGGTTTCCCGCAGCAACATCATGACACTTCTGTTCCAGTGCATGCAG GACACAATGCCAGAGGTGCGACAGAGCTCGTTTGCTTTACTGGGTGATCTGACCAAGGCCTGTTTTCCACACGTCAAACCCTGCATCG CTGAGTTCATGCCGATCCTGGGGACGAATCTGAACCCTGAGTTCATCTCAGTGTGTAATAACGCCACCTGGGCCATCGGAGAGATCTGCATGCAGATGG GTGTGGAGATGCAGCCCTACGTTGCTCTGGTTCTTCCTCATCTGGTGGAGATCATTAATAGGCCCAACACTCCCAAAACCCTGCTGGAGAACACTG CCATCACAATTGGTCGCCTGGGTTACGTCTGTCCACAGGAAGTGTCTCCCATGTTGCAACAGTTCATCAGGCCCTG GTGCACATCGTTACGGAACATCAGAGATAATGAAGAAAAGGACTCCGCCTTCAGAGGCATCTGCGTGATGATTGGTGTAAATCCTGGGGGGGTGGTCCAG GATTTCATCTTCTTCTGTGATGCGGTGGCCTCCTGGGTCACCCCTAAAGATGACCTGAGGGACATGTTTTACAAG ATCCTGCATGGTTTTAAGGACCAAGTCGGCGAGGAGAACTGGCAGCAGTTCTCAGAGCAGTTTCCTCCCATACTGAAGGAACGCCTCTCTGCATGCTATGGCGTGTAG